In Vibrio sp. STUT-A11, a genomic segment contains:
- a CDS encoding ATP-binding protein, whose product MSINKLILIRGLPGSGKTTLAKQLASDLDAKHFEADMYFETKSGEYHFNPQQLPQAHEWCFRQARKWLNQGKTVIVSNTFVRHWEMDRYLELCKKKGVEVEIRVCDGEYQSIHNVPLATIEKMRHQWQD is encoded by the coding sequence ATGTCTATCAATAAGCTTATTCTAATTCGTGGTCTTCCTGGGTCTGGTAAAACAACGCTGGCTAAGCAGTTGGCGAGTGATCTCGATGCGAAACATTTTGAAGCCGACATGTACTTTGAAACTAAAAGTGGGGAATATCACTTCAATCCGCAACAACTTCCTCAAGCGCATGAATGGTGCTTCCGGCAAGCTCGAAAATGGTTAAACCAAGGGAAAACCGTCATCGTAAGCAATACCTTTGTTCGCCATTGGGAGATGGATCGCTACCTCGAATTGTGCAAAAAGAAGGGGGTTGAGGTTGAAATAAGAGTTTGTGATGGTGAATATCAGAGCATTCACAATGTACCACTCGCAACTATAGAGAAGATGCGTCACCAGTGGCAGGATTAA